A region from the Lentimonas sp. CC4 genome encodes:
- a CDS encoding DUF2357 domain-containing protein — MTKIDGTPLGWWVIEASSPNVSLDHTECTYMPTELPSTWKAKRWANETEPPIRVVHRADQVCIQLKETWGYEWCIECDALPTDTVIQSSLESQNWKVRQNRSGEFKVVNHLGMAAFAITSHEFRPLTLSFEIISRKFDFETEYRQMTEEIAEFCQQLLLSWEAPTSLSFSADSTNESKLLLEQFLFLRHFMNEERLSRLLEAIDRNPHSKLIKESNWVPTGTARSNDYLSDPVRMLRGWQGASDNRRPAEVCDVRKKDTYDTAPNQFIKFALTTFRQLCADVSAVKWKEPCKVSSVGIEAHEMMDALDALLARRFFNEVSRMQRLPLDNQTLQKREGYREVLQAWLLTQAAATLNWEGEQECYSGSTRDVATLYEYWIFIKLHELLKSIDGMSEAESEVELDDFISENNGQLTINLKSGKQSRSRFEWNDPHTALKVDLHYERTFSYNEGATQSGSYSRRFRPDYTLSIFPANYTSEKAAEEDGKVAHLHFDAKYRAEDITKVFGQTEISEKEISEEKRDSKAERTYKRGDLLKMHTYNDALRHTIGSYVLYPGTNDKEAEQLSKFHEIAPGVGAMVMKPGNDACIETLKDFILDVFEHQSDSFSQYRYLSDTSYQTYQDKPERVEEDGNAYNIARKEAPCVFLYMHKNRIGTFKEHGFAYCRVDSANTSKTLNLNLSMEVGSEFIPYGGSLSGKKQTLGWRAKVRTVRFMENSQLHEYIRTKHPTSGITPGKSAHYLVFEFDESTAFKKIDLTKLHRAQDAATPYMAITCSWQDVLTSAEPID; from the coding sequence TTGACGAAAATTGACGGGACACCTCTCGGTTGGTGGGTGATTGAAGCCAGTAGTCCCAATGTGTCTCTGGATCACACTGAGTGCACTTACATGCCGACAGAGCTTCCATCCACATGGAAAGCCAAGCGTTGGGCAAATGAAACAGAACCACCGATCCGTGTGGTTCATCGCGCTGATCAAGTTTGTATACAGCTCAAGGAGACATGGGGCTACGAATGGTGCATCGAATGCGATGCATTGCCGACCGATACCGTAATTCAGAGTTCGCTGGAATCACAGAATTGGAAGGTCCGTCAAAACCGAAGCGGTGAGTTCAAAGTCGTGAACCATCTGGGCATGGCAGCGTTCGCCATCACCAGTCATGAATTTCGCCCGCTCACGCTGAGCTTTGAAATCATTTCCCGTAAATTTGATTTCGAAACCGAGTATCGGCAGATGACCGAGGAGATTGCCGAGTTCTGTCAGCAACTCCTGTTGAGCTGGGAAGCGCCCACCAGCCTAAGCTTCAGTGCGGATTCAACCAACGAGTCCAAACTCTTACTCGAGCAATTTCTATTTCTGCGACACTTCATGAACGAAGAGCGGTTGAGTCGCTTACTCGAAGCGATCGACCGCAACCCGCACTCAAAACTAATCAAGGAAAGCAACTGGGTGCCAACTGGCACCGCTCGTTCAAATGACTACCTTTCAGATCCAGTGCGTATGCTACGTGGCTGGCAGGGAGCATCAGACAATCGCAGACCCGCAGAAGTCTGTGATGTCCGCAAAAAGGACACCTATGACACCGCCCCGAATCAATTCATCAAATTTGCACTGACCACCTTTCGCCAACTGTGCGCGGATGTTAGCGCAGTGAAGTGGAAGGAGCCATGCAAAGTCTCCTCAGTTGGAATCGAAGCCCATGAGATGATGGACGCATTGGACGCCCTACTCGCTCGGCGATTCTTCAATGAAGTCAGCAGAATGCAGCGCTTGCCACTCGATAATCAGACATTACAAAAACGCGAAGGTTACCGCGAGGTGCTACAGGCATGGTTGCTCACACAGGCAGCAGCGACTTTGAATTGGGAGGGCGAGCAGGAATGCTACAGCGGCAGCACACGTGATGTCGCCACCCTCTACGAATATTGGATCTTCATCAAACTGCATGAATTGCTCAAATCGATTGATGGGATGTCAGAAGCCGAAAGCGAAGTTGAATTGGATGACTTCATTTCTGAAAACAACGGTCAGCTGACCATTAACCTGAAGAGCGGCAAGCAATCACGCAGTCGCTTCGAATGGAACGACCCACACACAGCACTCAAAGTGGATCTACACTACGAGCGCACCTTCAGCTACAACGAAGGTGCGACACAGAGCGGCTCCTACTCACGGCGCTTTCGTCCTGACTACACATTAAGTATCTTCCCAGCGAACTACACCTCTGAAAAAGCAGCTGAGGAAGATGGTAAAGTCGCACACCTGCATTTTGACGCCAAGTATCGGGCGGAGGATATCACCAAGGTCTTTGGCCAAACAGAGATCAGTGAGAAGGAAATCAGCGAAGAAAAACGGGATAGTAAAGCAGAGCGCACCTACAAGCGCGGCGACCTACTGAAGATGCACACCTACAACGATGCCCTGCGGCATACGATCGGCTCCTACGTGCTCTACCCAGGCACCAACGACAAGGAGGCCGAGCAGCTAAGTAAGTTTCATGAGATTGCCCCAGGTGTCGGCGCTATGGTCATGAAGCCCGGAAACGATGCCTGCATTGAAACACTCAAAGACTTCATACTCGACGTCTTTGAACATCAGTCAGACAGCTTTAGCCAGTATCGCTATCTGTCAGATACGAGTTACCAGACATACCAAGATAAACCGGAAAGAGTCGAAGAAGATGGCAACGCATACAACATCGCCCGAAAGGAAGCGCCCTGTGTGTTCCTCTACATGCATAAGAATCGAATCGGCACGTTTAAAGAGCACGGATTCGCTTACTGCCGAGTCGACTCCGCTAATACCTCAAAAACATTGAATCTAAACCTCAGCATGGAGGTCGGCTCAGAATTCATCCCTTACGGAGGAAGCTTATCAGGAAAAAAGCAGACATTAGGTTGGCGTGCTAAAGTCAGAACCGTTCGATTCATGGAAAATAGCCAATTACACGAATATATTCGAACGAAGCACCCTACCTCTGGAATAACACCAGGAAAGTCTGCTCATTACTTAGTATTTGAATTCGATGAATCCACTGCATTCAAAAAAATTGATCTAACGAAACTTCACAGAGCACAAGATGCTGCGACTCCTTATATGGCGATCACCTGCAGTTGGCAGGATGTCTTAACCAGCGCTGAGCCAATCGACTAA
- a CDS encoding nuclease-related domain-containing protein, producing the protein MQLGHSVLFISGVAVFMALCCYAIYRKRKQLGITSPVGEKMLRPAGYSLRKRMESLDETLMFFPLSGFFLPVLIALSPIVLFKEQLSHCSPVSAITVLVLCLIVLLAGWVIGLVLTYKRLNHWLDCSLGLSGEELVAQCLNPLFGKGYRIYHDFPIEGRKAAANIDHIVIGPNGVFVIETKMRRKHKKVRTKQESHKVEYNGDELIYPSYRDRHGLGQTEANSKHLEEFLWSKTNKRIPVTGILTIPGWYVTQTGYGKVLVRSHKTLVKTILASKRSIDADAFRSAVIAVREMCLDVDI; encoded by the coding sequence ATGCAATTAGGACATTCTGTGTTATTTATCAGTGGTGTTGCGGTTTTCATGGCTTTGTGCTGTTACGCAATTTATCGGAAGCGTAAGCAACTTGGTATTACCTCTCCAGTCGGTGAGAAGATGCTTCGGCCAGCAGGATATTCTTTGAGGAAGCGTATGGAGTCGCTTGATGAGACCCTCATGTTTTTTCCGTTGTCTGGTTTTTTTCTGCCAGTGCTAATCGCGCTTAGTCCTATTGTCCTTTTTAAGGAGCAGTTGAGCCATTGTAGCCCCGTCAGCGCTATCACAGTTTTGGTGTTATGCCTCATTGTGTTACTTGCAGGTTGGGTGATCGGGCTCGTCCTGACTTATAAACGTCTGAACCATTGGTTGGATTGTTCGCTAGGGTTGAGCGGTGAGGAGCTTGTTGCGCAGTGCCTGAACCCTCTGTTTGGTAAAGGGTATCGGATTTACCATGACTTCCCGATTGAAGGACGAAAGGCCGCGGCAAATATTGATCATATCGTGATCGGGCCTAATGGTGTCTTTGTCATAGAGACCAAAATGCGTCGGAAGCATAAGAAAGTCAGAACTAAGCAGGAGAGCCACAAGGTCGAATATAATGGGGATGAGCTCATCTATCCTAGCTATCGAGATCGTCACGGTCTTGGCCAAACCGAAGCCAATTCGAAACACTTAGAGGAATTTTTGTGGAGTAAGACCAATAAGCGTATTCCGGTAACAGGGATTCTGACGATCCCTGGTTGGTATGTGACTCAAACTGGATATGGAAAGGTATTGGTCCGGAGTCACAAGACTTTGGTGAAGACTATTCTCGCAAGTAAACGCAGCATTGATGCAGATGCGTTCCGATCCGCAGTCATCGCTGTGCGAGAAATGTGCCTGGATGTGGACATTTAG
- a CDS encoding mechanosensitive ion channel family protein, giving the protein MHSPSLVKLCYWQVAVLSLCFGLFTSSLWADSSAPDAVEAPAAKPLSESQAQELVSMWEEINANRADLDELEARVGDAETIMAEVLGRRTDQLWEETMNLSLSYCNQVADLSEEGYGLPMHEANALQLLGEIPLGIKSALDRIRERVVMPDFDKPALEQVAIDRDLSEAGELNHRINRSLFETCRVAERYEIDLSAFLVEAKERIESSAVNTSVYLDLSLAEVNDLRASLTVMPDDAELKAKLRVAEIRVREVISILTDSVDLLTELGVSTTQYRRQLLAATGALTAVSLDVNVISNVLKDWWYRSWHIVRSKGPSFLFQALFFSIIIYFFYKLANLVRRLVQSALRARHVRLSLLMQQMIASVARGIIIGLGILVALSQFNVSIGPMLAGLGIVGFIVGFALQDSLSNFASGLMILFYEPFDVGDTVIAGGVRGRVSSMSLVNTTIRTFDNQSLIIPNNKIWQDVITNITDQHIRRIDMEFGVSYGDDLDKVEDILHGLLKADERVLKDPEAKVLVDSFGDSSVNILCRPWVNTEDYWEVRWDFNKRVKKAFDREGVVIPFPQRDVHLYTQAPSEPEARDQRPEG; this is encoded by the coding sequence GTGCACTCTCCATCCTTAGTAAAGTTGTGTTATTGGCAAGTTGCCGTCCTGAGCCTGTGTTTTGGGCTTTTCACCAGTTCACTGTGGGCAGACTCCAGTGCTCCGGATGCGGTGGAAGCACCTGCGGCAAAGCCCTTGTCCGAAAGCCAAGCGCAGGAGTTGGTGAGCATGTGGGAGGAGATCAATGCGAACCGAGCCGATCTGGACGAGTTGGAAGCGCGGGTCGGTGATGCAGAGACGATCATGGCGGAAGTGCTTGGGCGGCGCACTGACCAACTTTGGGAAGAAACCATGAACTTATCCTTAAGCTATTGTAACCAAGTAGCGGATTTGAGTGAAGAGGGCTACGGCTTGCCCATGCATGAGGCCAATGCGCTGCAGCTGTTGGGCGAGATTCCGCTAGGCATTAAGTCCGCGCTCGATCGTATTCGCGAGCGTGTTGTAATGCCTGATTTCGATAAGCCTGCCCTCGAGCAAGTTGCGATCGATCGCGATCTCTCTGAGGCAGGGGAGTTGAATCATCGTATCAACCGTTCGCTCTTTGAAACGTGTCGTGTCGCTGAGCGCTATGAGATCGATCTGTCGGCGTTCCTGGTCGAAGCCAAAGAACGCATTGAGAGTAGTGCGGTCAATACCTCTGTGTATTTGGATCTCTCGCTCGCCGAAGTAAATGATCTGCGCGCTAGCCTCACCGTGATGCCCGACGACGCCGAGCTGAAGGCGAAGCTACGTGTCGCCGAGATACGTGTGCGTGAAGTGATTAGTATACTCACCGACAGTGTTGATTTGCTCACTGAGCTCGGCGTCTCCACCACGCAGTATCGACGTCAATTATTAGCCGCGACGGGAGCGTTGACCGCGGTGTCGCTGGACGTGAATGTCATCTCCAATGTCTTGAAGGATTGGTGGTATCGCTCATGGCACATCGTGCGTTCGAAGGGGCCGAGCTTCTTGTTCCAAGCGCTGTTCTTTTCCATCATTATCTACTTCTTCTATAAGTTGGCCAACCTAGTGCGCCGCTTGGTGCAATCCGCACTCCGTGCCCGGCACGTCCGGCTCTCACTATTGATGCAGCAGATGATCGCATCCGTTGCGCGTGGCATCATCATTGGGCTGGGCATTTTAGTCGCACTCTCGCAGTTCAATGTGTCCATCGGGCCGATGCTCGCGGGTCTCGGTATCGTCGGCTTCATCGTCGGCTTTGCCTTACAGGACTCCTTGTCGAACTTTGCCTCCGGCCTGATGATCCTGTTTTACGAGCCCTTTGATGTTGGCGATACCGTGATCGCAGGTGGGGTGCGAGGGCGAGTCAGTTCGATGAGCCTGGTCAATACCACCATCCGCACCTTCGACAACCAGTCCCTGATCATCCCCAACAATAAGATTTGGCAGGACGTGATCACCAACATCACCGACCAACATATTCGGCGTATTGATATGGAGTTTGGCGTCAGCTATGGCGACGATCTTGATAAGGTCGAAGACATCCTGCATGGACTGCTCAAAGCCGATGAGCGCGTGCTTAAAGATCCCGAAGCCAAGGTGCTCGTGGATTCCTTTGGCGACTCTTCCGTCAACATACTCTGCCGCCCTTGGGTCAATACCGAAGACTACTGGGAGGTGCGCTGGGATTTTAATAAGCGGGTCAAAAAGGCCTTCGACCGCGAAGGGGTAGTCATTCCTTTCCCACAGCGAGATGTTCATCTCTATACCCAAGCGCCTTCGGAGCCCGAGGCTAGAGACCAGAGACCTGAGGGCTGA
- a CDS encoding FAD-binding domain-containing protein produces the protein MNTDSKLQARRMLEAFMPRAGVEYGRRRNIDYGPKNRMNVSGLSPWVRQRVIPEWELITEVLKHHTSGEASKFIDEVCWRTYWKGWLRLRPTVWDDYIAELAKDRDAMADHLRLQSVLAADSGIDCMDAWTRELIDTGYLHNHARMWYASIWIHTLHLPWSLGADFFMRHLLDGDPAVNTLSWRWVAGLHTQGKSYLATASNIQTYSNGRFFPQIPLATVPVEVSQSSGAPPADTLEPLMPLGEFSRVGVLLQEDDLSAIDWLGDRSGVVACAGCLPQQTYSQHGIEPSVFNFRHACMADALASKGAVYTQLLEVVEWARNHALDGLLIAEPPIGLWTHLLPELEDTLRREGIQLVVQRHWWDEHFYPHARAGFFRFKKAIPAAIDHLTS, from the coding sequence GTGAACACTGATAGCAAGCTACAGGCACGTCGGATGCTCGAGGCATTCATGCCACGTGCTGGCGTCGAGTATGGTCGTCGTCGGAATATTGATTATGGACCCAAGAACCGGATGAATGTTTCTGGCCTCTCGCCTTGGGTGCGCCAGCGTGTGATTCCCGAGTGGGAACTGATCACTGAGGTTTTGAAGCACCACACTTCGGGAGAGGCTTCAAAGTTTATCGATGAGGTTTGCTGGCGCACTTACTGGAAAGGCTGGCTTCGCCTCAGACCCACAGTCTGGGACGACTATATCGCTGAATTAGCCAAGGATCGCGATGCGATGGCTGATCATCTGCGTCTCCAATCGGTCTTGGCTGCTGACAGCGGAATCGACTGTATGGATGCTTGGACGCGCGAACTGATCGATACCGGCTATCTGCACAACCATGCGCGCATGTGGTATGCGAGCATTTGGATTCATACACTCCACTTACCCTGGAGTCTCGGAGCTGATTTTTTTATGAGGCATTTGTTAGATGGTGATCCCGCCGTCAATACGCTGAGCTGGCGTTGGGTGGCAGGGTTACACACTCAGGGCAAGTCGTATCTAGCGACTGCTTCAAACATACAGACCTATAGCAATGGCCGTTTCTTCCCTCAGATTCCGCTAGCGACTGTCCCTGTCGAAGTGTCGCAGTCGAGTGGGGCGCCACCAGCCGATACACTCGAGCCGCTAATGCCGTTGGGCGAATTCAGTCGAGTGGGGGTGCTATTACAGGAAGACGATCTGTCTGCAATCGATTGGCTCGGTGATCGCTCAGGTGTGGTCGCATGCGCGGGGTGTCTTCCGCAGCAAACCTACTCACAGCATGGCATTGAACCCTCTGTGTTTAACTTTCGACACGCTTGTATGGCAGATGCTCTCGCATCCAAAGGCGCCGTCTATACGCAATTGCTTGAAGTGGTGGAATGGGCGCGCAACCACGCCCTCGATGGTCTCCTCATCGCAGAGCCTCCCATCGGTTTGTGGACGCATCTGTTACCAGAGCTCGAGGATACACTCCGTCGCGAAGGCATCCAGTTAGTCGTCCAGCGCCACTGGTGGGACGAGCACTTTTATCCACACGCACGAGCTGGCTTCTTCCGATTTAAGAAAGCGATCCCTGCGGCCATTGATCACTTAACATCATGA
- a CDS encoding pseudouridine synthase — MRLDKFVCKSTDYTLAEALALIHAGALIVNGATVLREDAQVHENNTITLNGELLKARRFRYLLMHKPQGTVCSNVDEGYPSLFNSLDIEKVSELHVAGRLDVDTTGLVLITDDGRWTFDIIRPSNHCQKVYRVGLTREPPAGLVELFKQGLSLQGESQLTRPADLELLGGNDVRLTLTEGKYHQVKRMFTAIGRRVVTLHRERIGAITLDVPLGEWRYLTDEEVKSLIA; from the coding sequence ATGCGCCTCGATAAATTTGTTTGTAAAAGCACCGATTATACTCTGGCGGAAGCCCTTGCATTGATTCATGCGGGCGCGCTGATCGTCAATGGTGCCACGGTCCTACGCGAGGACGCGCAGGTGCATGAGAATAATACGATCACACTCAACGGTGAATTGCTGAAGGCGCGTCGCTTCCGGTATCTACTCATGCATAAACCACAGGGCACGGTGTGCTCGAATGTGGACGAAGGCTATCCGTCGCTGTTCAACTCCTTAGACATCGAGAAGGTCTCCGAACTACATGTCGCAGGTCGTTTGGATGTTGATACCACTGGCTTAGTGCTGATTACGGATGATGGCCGCTGGACCTTTGATATCATTCGACCCTCAAACCACTGCCAGAAAGTCTATCGGGTCGGTCTCACACGTGAGCCACCAGCAGGGCTGGTTGAATTGTTTAAGCAGGGGCTATCTCTACAGGGGGAGTCTCAATTGACGCGACCCGCGGACTTAGAACTCCTCGGAGGAAACGACGTGCGCTTAACCTTGACCGAAGGTAAATACCATCAGGTCAAACGCATGTTCACCGCAATCGGTCGACGGGTGGTGACGCTGCACCGCGAGCGAATCGGGGCGATCACTTTAGACGTGCCACTCGGCGAGTGGCGTTATCTCACCGACGAGGAAGTGAAATCTTTGATTGCGTAG
- a CDS encoding SDR family oxidoreductase, producing MHNEQTTKTILIGGITGGIGSTLAQQLSAQGDTVAGFSRSGTEGAAPCDATDPQALADYCKQAANAHGRIDAYVHAIGSIYLKPAHLTPVEDWMDVINQNLNSAFYALRAMLPILQKQGGGRILFFSSVAAEVGLANHEAIAAAKGGLAALVRSAAATYAPRGIRINAIAPSLTDTPLSSGITKNEQALKISQQMHPLGAINAATEVASLATWLLSEGAQQVTGQVFVMDGGLSSIVPKPKM from the coding sequence ATGCACAATGAACAGACGACAAAGACGATCCTCATCGGTGGTATCACGGGTGGTATCGGCAGCACACTCGCACAACAACTGAGCGCACAGGGTGATACCGTCGCAGGCTTTTCCCGCAGTGGAACGGAGGGCGCAGCACCCTGCGATGCCACTGATCCGCAAGCATTGGCAGACTATTGCAAACAAGCCGCCAATGCACATGGCCGAATTGATGCCTACGTGCATGCCATCGGTTCGATCTACCTCAAACCAGCGCACCTCACGCCAGTCGAGGATTGGATGGATGTGATCAATCAAAACCTGAATAGCGCGTTCTACGCCCTACGTGCGATGCTACCGATTCTTCAAAAACAGGGAGGCGGACGTATACTTTTTTTCAGCTCAGTGGCTGCCGAGGTCGGGCTCGCCAATCACGAGGCGATCGCAGCGGCAAAAGGCGGACTAGCCGCACTGGTGCGCTCCGCTGCGGCGACGTATGCGCCGCGCGGCATTCGCATCAATGCAATCGCTCCCAGCCTAACCGACACCCCACTGAGCAGTGGCATTACTAAAAATGAGCAAGCACTCAAAATCTCACAACAGATGCATCCGCTCGGCGCAATCAATGCTGCGACAGAGGTCGCCAGCCTTGCCACCTGGCTACTCTCGGAGGGTGCTCAGCAAGTCACTGGACAAGTGTTTGTGATGGACGGCGGCCTTTCCAGTATCGTGCCAAAGCCAAAAATGTAG
- a CDS encoding PhoH family protein, producing MPKQKTTKNGAKIFVLDTNVLLHDPQCLHKFEDNTIAIPVEVLEELDRKKSAPGELGFSARQIHRDLRALFDEELAIPPEMKGQGNSALSCDLPNGGRLIVVINDYFVSGDNKSEGMNRLRATLVDMEKMDSRILASCFFLKEVCTDSRVVLVTKDANMALKGIALGLEVQDYMNDKIKTANIGGGIKTVVVEDADYECFIEEHGVDLSPELTSELHINEYIYLSNGEFSEPARYRGDGQIDGLILSSGTGIKIPKGIRINPLNDEQRMLMDALLDEDIKLVTCMGKAGTGKTLVSIAMALYQAIGEDNLYERVFITRPLVHIGKDTGALPGTLEEKMAPYIAPFYDNLEVLFSNRKVIKRPEADPDQAKLERITSNRKRKKAMSKMAKQPSHAEKDEDDSKQPRKPYQFLFDYGMVEVEAMTYIRGRSLADTIFIIDEAQNLTPHEAKTVVSRMAEGSKVILLGDPYQVDNMFLDAMSNGLVHTAQRLKGTEITAHLELTTGVRSELADLAADLL from the coding sequence TTGCCTAAACAAAAAACTACCAAAAACGGGGCCAAAATATTTGTCCTCGACACCAACGTTCTCCTTCACGACCCCCAGTGTCTACACAAGTTTGAGGATAACACGATTGCCATCCCGGTCGAAGTTCTTGAGGAGCTCGACCGTAAGAAATCTGCTCCGGGGGAGTTAGGGTTTTCTGCCCGTCAGATCCATCGAGATTTGCGAGCGCTCTTCGATGAAGAGCTCGCCATCCCGCCCGAAATGAAGGGGCAGGGGAATTCTGCTCTCAGCTGTGACTTGCCGAATGGCGGACGCCTGATCGTGGTGATCAACGATTATTTCGTCTCTGGCGATAACAAGAGCGAGGGCATGAATCGCCTGCGCGCCACGCTCGTCGATATGGAAAAGATGGATAGCCGTATTTTGGCATCCTGCTTTTTCTTGAAAGAAGTCTGCACCGACAGTCGCGTGGTTCTAGTCACCAAAGATGCCAACATGGCGTTGAAGGGCATTGCGCTCGGGCTTGAAGTGCAGGACTACATGAACGATAAGATCAAGACCGCCAATATTGGTGGTGGGATCAAGACCGTCGTCGTCGAAGATGCTGATTATGAATGTTTCATTGAGGAGCACGGCGTTGATCTTTCGCCAGAACTCACCAGTGAGCTGCATATCAATGAATACATTTATCTGAGTAACGGAGAGTTTAGCGAACCCGCACGCTACCGCGGTGATGGTCAGATCGATGGCCTGATTCTGAGTAGTGGCACCGGAATTAAAATTCCGAAGGGCATACGTATCAATCCACTCAATGATGAGCAACGTATGCTGATGGATGCCTTACTCGATGAGGATATTAAGCTGGTCACTTGCATGGGTAAAGCCGGCACGGGTAAGACGCTCGTCTCGATCGCGATGGCACTTTATCAAGCCATTGGTGAGGATAATCTTTACGAGCGTGTCTTCATTACCCGCCCGCTGGTGCATATCGGTAAAGATACCGGCGCGCTGCCTGGCACTTTAGAAGAAAAAATGGCGCCGTATATTGCTCCGTTTTATGATAACCTCGAAGTGCTCTTTAGTAACCGTAAGGTGATCAAGCGTCCAGAGGCAGATCCCGATCAAGCGAAGCTTGAGCGCATTACCTCCAATCGTAAGCGTAAGAAGGCGATGTCCAAAATGGCGAAGCAACCTTCGCATGCTGAGAAGGATGAGGATGACTCCAAGCAGCCACGTAAGCCGTATCAATTCCTCTTTGACTATGGCATGGTTGAAGTCGAGGCGATGACTTACATCCGCGGACGTTCACTGGCCGATACGATTTTCATTATCGATGAAGCGCAGAACTTAACACCACACGAAGCCAAGACGGTGGTGAGCCGTATGGCCGAAGGTTCGAAGGTCATCTTGCTCGGTGATCCGTATCAGGTCGATAATATGTTTCTCGATGCCATGTCGAATGGACTGGTGCATACCGCGCAGCGCTTAAAGGGGACGGAGATTACCGCCCACTTGGAGCTGACAACAGGGGTGCGCTCAGAGCTGGCTGATCTAGCCGCCGACTTATTGTAA
- the rnc gene encoding ribonuclease III gives MSHSLNPLEKQIGYQFSDVHLLELALTHPSCDTETGDNQRLEFLGDAVLDLVIAEALYQDNPDLNEGALDHMRAGLVNGKTLTAHARTIGLDDALQVSDAQRQHHSDPSAAMLEDALEALIGAIYLDGKIDAARTFILRTFGRAIAAAPKSGGAGNPKGRLQEWTQQQYNGAVPDYIALADEGPDHARLYSAAVQIDGKELGRGQGSSKKAAETAAAAHALQQING, from the coding sequence ATGAGCCATTCATTAAACCCTCTCGAAAAACAGATCGGCTACCAGTTCTCTGATGTCCACTTGCTAGAGCTTGCGCTCACACACCCCAGCTGCGACACCGAAACCGGTGACAACCAACGCCTTGAATTCCTCGGCGATGCGGTGCTGGATCTCGTCATCGCAGAAGCACTCTACCAGGACAACCCAGATCTCAACGAAGGCGCGCTCGATCATATGCGCGCGGGGCTCGTCAACGGCAAGACACTGACCGCTCATGCCCGCACGATCGGGCTCGACGACGCTCTGCAGGTGAGCGACGCACAACGGCAACACCACTCTGATCCCAGTGCGGCCATGCTCGAAGATGCCCTCGAAGCATTGATCGGCGCGATTTATTTAGATGGCAAGATCGATGCCGCGCGCACCTTCATCCTGCGGACATTTGGACGGGCCATAGCAGCTGCTCCGAAGAGTGGCGGCGCGGGCAACCCCAAAGGCCGCCTGCAAGAATGGACGCAACAACAGTATAACGGCGCAGTGCCAGACTATATCGCACTCGCTGACGAAGGCCCCGATCACGCCCGACTCTATAGTGCCGCAGTGCAGATCGACGGCAAAGAACTCGGCCGCGGCCAAGGCAGCTCGAAAAAGGCCGCCGAAACCGCCGCCGCCGCGCACGCGCTGCAACAAATCAACGGTTAA